AAGATTGAACTTTTCGGGATAACTTTTCTCATAGGTTTGTGAATTCGTGTCatagggtactgtagaattgCCAGATAGTCTAAATTGTACCGTAATAGGTCTAGAATAGACCGAGTTTTCGGTAATCTAGAAGTTTGAAGCTAGAACTATAGTATAGAGTTAGATGTACATCTCACGCCAATGTAAATTGGCAACTTCTTTGTTCAATTGTTCGTAGTTCACACGATGTCTACGTTCATATTAGGaaataaaactatttcaaaaagctCTTTTTTGTGCCCATCAATTCATTTACGATTATTACCGCACCGTAAATGTTGGGAAATCTAGATGCTCTAGGAATCTAGACGGTCACCAGTTGTACATCTAGATTCTAGAATAGTGCTCGCTCAGACTACACCCAGATTTACATGAACAGATGTTCCATATTTATTCTAGATTCTAATTGTATTATTTCTTGACAGTTAAATTGCGCGCGTTGGCGATAACAATCTACAATGTTCCATACCTCTGTGAATCAAAAGATTGTTatctgatttttgaataagatCTACATCAGAGTCTGTCAATAAGAGATAAGTGAAAccttgaatttttgtgttttgggAAACTCATAGATTTGCTAGCCGACTAAGATGTTCCGCTTGACCAGATTTACCTCACAACCAACAATTAGCATTCAATATTTAGTGGAGCAACCTATCCCCTAGCAACGTGTGTATCTCCTAAGAGCCACCAAAATTTCATGATGACCTGACCCGTCCCACCTCTCCCATGTACACAAAAGGAGGCCTACACGCCATCAGAGTATATACTACCACCTGCCATCTGTACACCCATTGCCTTCCATCTCATTCTTTTCACTTCCTTGCCCCTCGTATTTTTTCACTCTAGATAACCTTCAACTACTACTACTGCTACAGTTTTAGCAGTATCTCCTCCTACCTCTCTCAcaacttcttcttttccttcacCTCGCTCTCGAAACTATTCActcatttttgtttctccTTCTTTCGCCTTTTCCTCATCGTTTTTCTTCATTGACGACGATTGGTGACAAGCAAGGAGAAAGCAATTATACGTAtgagaagagagagagaaaccGGCCGACACCTATTCCACTACTCTCAGCCCATTACTTTTTCTATGAAAGACTGTATGTCTGTGTGTGTCACACACACTTTTAAATAAATCTGTTCGAGAGAACGCCATACTAAGCTTCTTCAGTCTTTATGGGGTtgtaatacatttttgatgGCTCAGGGCTCAACATTCAGGGCTCAATCCATAGATACACCATACTTCCCCTGTAATCtcatttatcaattttgaccagctcatatctcagttGACAATAATtttgccaactaacaaaatgtcagctattttttccattatattttgtagtttgtaattttCTGGAATCTGTGAAATGAATGTGATCTCATAAAGTTCTCACTTTCAGCTTTTCAGTCTTGATCATCTCGATTCGGTCATTCCCGTTCCACTGATTCCCCTACTTTTTGCCCTCTGTTGCAATTCGAACAAGTGTAattttctctctctcattttctcacatttttgtttctcaaTACACAAATACATACACCAAAATGGTTATCATCAATCTGCCGAAAAGAACCTGTCTTTTTTGgtctttttctgtttcttctCCCGAGAGAAGAGGGGCAGAAGCTTCTCATTTTGatgcttttcctttttctgccaattctgatttttttctcactgGGTGCGTACAAAGCTTATGTATGTCCTTCTAAATCTTGTCTCCTCTCCACTCCGCGATCGCCACTTTCACCTTCTCCTTTCACCTCCTCAACCCTCTCTTAATCTTCAGAAATGAAATCGCAACCGTACACCGCCTCATCCGTCACTTCGACGTCTACAACACACCATCCTTGGATGCCAATCTCGCTCCGAGAGCCGCCAAGCAAGTTCCAGAAGCTTAGCACATCTGACGCAGCTCCACTTCACAACGTCTGCAGCTCACTGAAAATGGTAGGTGATAGCCTTGATCTCGAGACTCCCCGTAATAATCCAGTGTGGAAGAGACACACACTGAGAACCACATAACAATAGCCAATTAATCGTTTATGCGCGACGAGGGCATACTATGTACAACAAGTGCGTCCCCTCCGTAAAGGGAAAGTCCTTGAAAAGAACATCTGTCCCTTTTCAGGCCCTGGTTTCATGTCTCGAAAGACGCTCATGAATACTATGCATACtatgaattaaaaacaaaaaaaatctttaaaattcttttcattttcagaaatccacAAAACCATCCCGAAAGCGTCCATCTCCAAAGGAATCCGACCTACCTCCACTTCCATCTATCTCAACGCTCTTCGACTCTGGATCCTCCTCCCACAGCTCAAGCTCCAGCTCCAATTCATCCTACGGCTCATACTGTCAGTTCTCACCCGAAGGATCCTACACCATGTACCACTGGCCGATGAACTACATTCCCTATGTGTCACCAGATGTCACAATCACAGCCACTACATCTACATCAACAAACGCCATGGCGAGCCCTGATCCGATAATGTTGAGCTCTCCCCCGAAGCAGCCAACAATCGAGCACACGCCAATCAATCAGCCACTATTCATTCAAACTGCAGACTATCCATATGATTACTCTGCTCCAGACCCAACTGGTGGATATCCCAGCAGTGCCACTATCAACGCAAATCAACTATTACTCCGTCCAGTTCCAAATGGACATGTCTAAGCTTCTTCCTTTCCCGAATCTCACCAAGATCCCTGTTAAGTTTCAACcagtttcgtttttttaattttcaatttttttgctcgaTATCCTCCTTCTCTCCTTATCATCTTTCCTTATTTTTCCATCAACTTCTCATGTTTTTCTTCGGGTCCACCAAACGACctcaagttttcatttttattcgaGTTGCCTCTTCTCTCTCTGTTCCCCCAAATCCATAAATCAACACGGGCAAATCCCCATCTTTCTCTTAGCCGCTTTAGTTTCCTATGTATTTTGCTCCCATCAgcattctgaattttcaacggTCTTTGTGTACATTTCCTTTCCTATCCCTCCACTATCATTCTTCCCTTCCCTCCAAAAAGCATCGTCTCTCAACGTTCTCGTTTTCTCACGGATTTCCGATTCAAACCAAAacattgtatttttcaattttatacaaCGTCGACAAAGaatcctttttctttttttccgatCATCATAATAATAAAACGTGTTTTGTCATAAATGATTGTGAGTTATGTACACATTGATAAGGAAGAATAacgaataataataatagtcACAATATATGAAGAAGAGCAAAACTAACCGACAATGTGTTGACCAGGCGGGGAGATTCGAGTTATGGTCACACTTCGAACATTTGAAGACTCATCCACATAGATTCGactgtctgaaattttcgaaggAATTAGAGacaaaaatgctttaaaaaaaaactttaaaaactaatcacaaaaatcgcgccaagaattaaaatttgaataaactgAGCAAACTCGTCtacttttaaaagttataaacCTGAGCTATTCTTCAAATATCGTCCACAGAGAACTGTCAAAtcattcttttaaaaatttaggacAAGTTTCGGAAAGattaacaattaaattccCATATGCCTGTTGTGAGATCTTACCGCAAATTGTGTACATAAACAAGAAGCTCAGGttgtgaaattcaaatataatattcaaattcattattttttgcattcggcgacaactacagtaatctcatacaattttcaaaatagtttgtACTTGAAGCAAccctggaaaaatattatcgGATTATAACGAAAGCCTCAAAACTGGCATGACTTGTCTTAAAAGCCACCTATACACCTACAGGAAAATTATCTAAAGCCGAAATATGTGAAAAACCCCAAGGAACGTAAGTTCGTCGGAAGGCATTCAAAAGAggctttcagaaaaaaatattttgatcaaTTCCGGTTAACTGTGAATTATGTTAGTTACTCTTAACAAATTTCTACATGCACATAATTCCTCTTGAGTTACCGTATTCCCTCAATTGGTATTGCAACCCATTTATCAACTTTGAATACGTATATCTCAGTTGTAGtgtgttttatttgaaaaatgtcagttGTCATAATATTCTATTGATTTATCTATCGTTTCGCAGTTAAACATTTATTGATATCTACAAcatgaaccgagatataacttttcaaagtGAACTAGTCTGGGGTGAAACTAATGAGGGAATACGGTATTTGatgttttcagaacaaaagTAGATGAGGTCAGTCTACCCATCAAATGCTTCATCTATCACACGTACTTTCAATTGTTCTTCCATTATTCCAATTTCTCTTCGCAATCGAATGCTACATCGACAACTAAAATACAGACAAAGAATACATTTCGTGCGTTCAcatttctctctttctctctcttccTCATCTCgcattttgttttcattttcccttttttctcatcaatcaCAAACGGAAAGGGTAACATACATGTGTGTGGAGTGTTTGAGACGAACAGATGATTTCCGACACGTGCGAAATCGGGTGCCTCCGTGTCTGTGGCTGATGGTGAGGATGCTACTGTCGAAGACCATGGTTTGCAGTATTTGATGATTAATCGGAGAGTTAGGAAAGAGAAAACAAAGATTACGATGAGAGCAGTCAAGACTGTGAATGTatccattctgaaaattttcaaattttttacaataaatttgatttggaaaaatagagTGAAGAAGTGAATTCCATGAGATAATTTCTAAACTGACAAAGTTTTCATACTacatctttaaaattttttttagagttcAAGTTGAGAAACCTATGCAAGGTGATAGTATCTTTGCATGTATTGAAGAATTAACAGTACCAAATCTGTAGGTCAAACTTTCGAGACGCCTCTCCCCagcttcttctcaattttcaggggGTCTTTCTGGGCGAGAGATGGGAGAGACGTTCCACCGTTAATCGCgcggttagttttttttttgaaaatggaagggCCTTCAAACTCAAGCATtgtatgaaaattcaaaaattttgaaatcgaaaaatcgaaaaagaaaactcagGATGGCGATGCATGCGACAGCTCATCGTTGCCATAAGCTACATCCGATTTCGAAGGGGTTCATCCCagattttcttctcttttttttcgtcgtttttcttcaagaaaaatcaaaaaataattgttccaGTGCTTTATTATGTTCCTGAAAACGGACTAATGAAACAATTGATAATTAATTGTATAGTTTCATGATAGATGATGAATCATCGTAGTTCTTCGAGTAGTCATTGTCGTCCTGGTGAACATGGATTGTTCCGGTTTATGACTTTTtactctgaaaatcaaaaaatgaaaaattgagttagaTTTCAAggtttaaacaaaaaatacacagaGGATCTATTATTTACCACAATTCGAGAAAAGAATTCAGATTctgtacttttaaaaaaaatattttgaagccGTAGTCTGAAGTAACTAACAAACAATGAACTGACAaataaggttttttaaaacatacaCATTTATAGTTCGAATAGCATTGGGTTTTTCTAATTAAACTACGATGTtcgaaattaatatttcaacaCTACCGAATATCACAATTAAAGAGTACACATGTAAGTTgacttttcaaacattttggcTTACTACATAGTTAGCTATaagttttgccaatttccaaatgtttcgTGATAAATTCAAAGCAATATTGAATGTCTATATAAACACTGAAAGAAATTGTTCTAATAAACTTTATGGCAGACGCTATTTTAGgcgataaaataaaaaaaaacaaaactagtATCTAGTACACTTGAAACATAAATAATAACTAATCAGCCttctaaaaaaactaaattaaaataatggaAATAAAGCCCATCTAAATCTATAAGCACCTACTCATCAAGCGAGTTGCATGAGACACGACTCACTCCACTGTTCTCCGAACAGTCATTTCTCTAACAACTGTCACTGTGCTCGTTTTTGATGAtctgttttttgaaactcaagATTTCTTGGAAGAAGATTAGAGCTCActgttttccaattaaattataaaactgaGATCGTAGCTCTTTTCGAAACCGGAATGATATGATAGTATTAACAACTGATAAGAATCCAGGCATTGCATAGGTAATTGCAACTTCAATATCTCCCCATCCAGTAATATCCCATCTAATAGTCAACATGACAACCGCCGGTGAAGCTAGCAAAATAATCGATGTTCCAGACATTGCAAGAATCATTCCGAGTTTGTCATCTTGTGAGCCATACTTGCTTTTTGTTAAAGTCTGGAATGATATGTTATAAATTAGTAGGACTCCTAAGGAAATACCGTCATTACCCTTCGTGTCGCCCAGACAACCAGAGTCGAGAAAAAGGCGATAACGTAGGTCAGAACTATGAAAATGAAGTGGAATGTCGCGTACCTAAAGGTTGGAAAttcatttgataaatttactgaaaattttcaactaaaaatgttttaatgttgAAACTCTTATTCTAGATCTAGAAAATAACCAaagcgatttttaaaaagaattccagaataatgaacattttccaatttttttggaatagttCTAGAAAAACAGTTTGTCGATTTGAATACCGTCACCTTTTACCGCGCACCCTCATTGCTAGAAGTTATTATTTTCGGTTACAGTAGTTACATTCTATt
This is a stretch of genomic DNA from Caenorhabditis elegans chromosome V. It encodes these proteins:
- the R02D5.1 gene encoding GATA-type domain-containing protein (Partially confirmed by transcript evidence) yields the protein MKSQPYTASSVTSTSTTHHPWMPISLREPPSKFQKLSTSDAAPLHNVCSSLKMKSTKPSRKRPSPKESDLPPLPSISTLFDSGSSSHSSSSSSNSSYGSYCQFSPEGSYTMYHWPMNYIPYVSPDVTITATTSTSTNAMASPDPIMLSSPPKQPTIEHTPINQPLFIQTADYPYDYSAPDPTGGYPSSATINANQLLLRPVPNGHV
- the R02D5.9 gene encoding uncharacterized protein (Predicted); the protein is MDTFTVLTALIVIFVFSFLTLRLIIKYCKPWSSTVASSPSATDTEAPDFARVGNHLFVSNTPHTYSRIYVDESSNVRSVTITRISPPGQHIVG